The following nucleotide sequence is from Deltaproteobacteria bacterium.
AAAAAAATTATATCGAAACCCAAAGGGAAATGCAAGAGAAAAGTCGCCCCGAGGTCATTTTTTTAGGCCATTTCTCGGTCGGCAGCTAATGAGTCAGACTCGCGCCAGAGCCGCATAGTAAGTCCGACAGGCTGCTAGGATGAGGTGCAAGGTGTGAGGCGTAAGGCCCCTGAATCGTTGCGCCTAAAATCTTATGCCTAACACCTAAAGCCTTGTGCCTCATTTAATACATACCCTTCGAACCTGGGCAAGATCCGTAAGCCCGAGGCAGACCTTTCGGATGCCGTCCTGCATCAGCGTGGTCATCCCGTCCCTCACGGCCCGTGATCTCAATTCCTCCATCTTGGCCTTGCCTTGAATCAGGGACTTCATCTCGTCCGTGCCTTCGAGGAGTTCGTGAATGCCTGTCCGGCCCCGATATCCGGTGTTGCCGCATTTGGAGCAGCCTTCGGCCCTGTACAACACGAAGTCGTCCGTGTACTGGAAACCGAGGGCATCAAAATCACCGTCATAGGCCCGGATCAACCCGTTATATTCTTCTTCACTGGGATGATACATCTCCCTGCAATCCTTGCAGAGGGTCCTCACCAGGCGCTGGGCCAGGACCCCGATGAGCGCGTCGGCGAAATTGAAGGGATCCATCCCCATATCCAGCAATCGGGTGATGGTTTCGGGGGCGCTGTTGGTGTGAAGGGTGCTGAAGACCAGGTGACCGGTGAGGGAGGCCTCAATGCCTGTGGCAACGGTCTCCTTGTCGCGCATTTCACCCACCATGATCACGTCCGGGTCGGCCCTTAGAAACGCCCTCATGGCAGTGGCAAAATTAAATCCTATCTTGGGAACGACCTGGACCTGGCGGAGCCCCTCCTGGGTGATTTCGACAGGATCTTCCGCTGTCCATATCTTGGTCTCCGGCTTGTTGATATATGCCAGGGCGGCATGAAGGGTTGTGGTCTTGCCGCTGCCGGTCGGACCTACTACCAGGACAATCCCATAGGGTTTGGTGATCATGCTGATCAGGGTATTATAGCTTCTCTCACTCATCCCCATGGCGCTCAGGGGGATCGGTTCGCCGGCCGTTAATATCCGCATCACCACGTCCTCGTTCTGCCCGGCCGTCGGAATGGTCGCCACACGAAGTTCAATATCCAATGGCGCGAATTTATTGAACCTGATCTTTCCGTCCTGAGGTTTCCGTCTCTCGGATATATCCAGGTCGGACATGATCTTCAATCGCGATACAATGGCGTTTTTGTAGGTGTGCGGAATGGTCTGGTAGACCTGACACGCCCCATCGATACGGTACCTGATGATGGCGTTCTTCTTGCCCTGTCCGGGTTCGATGTGAATGTCTGAGGCCTTGCGGGTGTATGCATCGATAATGGTTTTGTTGACGAGCTGGACAATGGCGCTGTCATCTTCGGCCATGCCGGCGGCGTCATCCTCATCATCCTCTTCGGTCGATTCCAACTGTCCCAAAATATCGTCAATACTCCCGGAACCGGCCAGAAGCTCTTTTCTGTCCACATCGAAAAACAGGCCGATCATCTGGAAGATGTCTTCCCTGGTGGATACGCAGTATTCGATCTCTCTGGCCTTAATGATCCGCTTGATGGTATCCCTTGCCGGCAGATAGCTGGGGGTTTCCATGACCACCGTCACCTTGCCGTCTGATTCCTCCACAGGGACAAAGACATTGGTCTTGAGAAAACTCACCTTGAGGTTTTTTAGAAGTTCTCCTGGAATCGGAAGATTGTCCTTATAGGGGATGAAACGTGTCTGAAAGTGATTGGCCAACGATCTGCCGACATCCTCCTTTGAGACACCAAAGTCCGACATGAGCACCGATTCCACGCTTTTTTTTGTCGTCCTTGCGCGGGAAATGGCCTCGGTTAAGTCTTTTTCGGTGATGATGTTGTAGCTGATGAGATAATCAAATCTTGTGGACCTCGCCTTCTGGGCCGCCTTCTGGTTTTTGTAAAAGGCAATCCCCAGGACCTTGGCAATATCCATGACCGAAGATTCGTCTGACGGGGAAAACGGCGATCCGTCTTTTTTGTTGATAAGCTGTATGACCCCCAACAAAAATTTATTCTCGTACGTGATGGGGGCGAGAAGGACGTCCCTTGTTCGATATCCGGTCTTCTGGTCCCAACTCTTATCGAAGGTCAGCCGGGAATCGATGCACTTGAGTTCTTCTTCATTGTATACGTCCCTGATGTTGAATGACTTTCCACAGGCGGCGCAGTATCCCGCAAGGCTGCTGCTGTTGATCCCGACCCGGATTTCGGCCACCTCCTGGCCGGTCATGATCTTTGAGTAAATTTCTCTCCTGGCCCTGTCGACCACGTAAATGGTAATCCGGTCCACGTCGAAAAAATTCAAGAGATCGTCGTGAAGTTCCAGGAGAATGGCATTGGTATCACGAGCGGAATGGATCCGGTGGGTAATGGTGTTCAGCCGCTTCTGATATTTAAGCTGTTCCTCAAGCAAAGGTTCCTTCCCGGTCATAACCTTAACATCCTTAATCAGTAAGTCCTGATGCACCGTGCGCCTTGAAGCGGGCGGCCCGCCGGAGGTCAGGTTCAAACCTGCTCACCGGCAGGCACGCTTCGATCATCACGGGCAATGCAAATTGGATAGATAGTAAGGATATTTCATCGGCGATGCAACAGAATTGTTTGCGAAAGCATCTCCAATAGATTATAAGAACGGCGATTGTCGCGCATTT
It contains:
- a CDS encoding GspE/PulE family protein, which codes for MTGKEPLLEEQLKYQKRLNTITHRIHSARDTNAILLELHDDLLNFFDVDRITIYVVDRARREIYSKIMTGQEVAEIRVGINSSSLAGYCAACGKSFNIRDVYNEEELKCIDSRLTFDKSWDQKTGYRTRDVLLAPITYENKFLLGVIQLINKKDGSPFSPSDESSVMDIAKVLGIAFYKNQKAAQKARSTRFDYLISYNIITEKDLTEAISRARTTKKSVESVLMSDFGVSKEDVGRSLANHFQTRFIPYKDNLPIPGELLKNLKVSFLKTNVFVPVEESDGKVTVVMETPSYLPARDTIKRIIKAREIEYCVSTREDIFQMIGLFFDVDRKELLAGSGSIDDILGQLESTEEDDEDDAAGMAEDDSAIVQLVNKTIIDAYTRKASDIHIEPGQGKKNAIIRYRIDGACQVYQTIPHTYKNAIVSRLKIMSDLDISERRKPQDGKIRFNKFAPLDIELRVATIPTAGQNEDVVMRILTAGEPIPLSAMGMSERSYNTLISMITKPYGIVLVVGPTGSGKTTTLHAALAYINKPETKIWTAEDPVEITQEGLRQVQVVPKIGFNFATAMRAFLRADPDVIMVGEMRDKETVATGIEASLTGHLVFSTLHTNSAPETITRLLDMGMDPFNFADALIGVLAQRLVRTLCKDCREMYHPSEEEYNGLIRAYDGDFDALGFQYTDDFVLYRAEGCSKCGNTGYRGRTGIHELLEGTDEMKSLIQGKAKMEELRSRAVRDGMTTLMQDGIRKVCLGLTDLAQVRRVCIK